From a single Dehalococcoidia bacterium genomic region:
- a CDS encoding ABC transporter permease has translation MATHALEEALPAGALPFETRPWPVRAARGLLWFARRKPLGFLGLLIILTMLLFAAAAALDIPARYSQVRGGNVGFLYPYDYQVLRDRQQGVSLKHLMGTDNLGRDTFSRIVYGAKVSVFIGFSAVAISQALAAIVGTISGYYGGRFDVLFQRVVDIWQALPGLVALIFIVSVLGNNLVVITVAIGALGAAGASRIIRGAVISIKQNAYIEAARVVGATDLRILIFHILPNVFHLIIIGASIGIGGAILAESALAFLGFGLPPPYPSWGRMLNVAREFLTSNPMMAIWPGLALTVTVFAFNVLGDALRDVLDPRLRGSR, from the coding sequence ATGGCGACGCACGCGCTGGAAGAGGCCCTGCCCGCTGGCGCCCTGCCTTTCGAGACCAGGCCCTGGCCGGTCCGGGCTGCTCGCGGGCTCCTGTGGTTCGCCCGTCGCAAGCCCCTGGGCTTTCTGGGCCTCCTGATCATCCTGACCATGCTGCTGTTCGCCGCTGCCGCAGCCCTGGATATCCCGGCCCGCTACAGCCAGGTCCGGGGCGGCAACGTTGGCTTCCTGTACCCCTACGACTACCAGGTGCTGCGCGACCGTCAGCAGGGCGTATCGCTGAAGCACCTGATGGGGACCGACAACCTCGGGCGCGACACCTTTAGCCGCATCGTCTATGGGGCCAAGGTGTCGGTGTTCATCGGCTTCAGCGCCGTGGCCATCTCCCAGGCGCTGGCAGCCATCGTCGGCACCATCAGCGGCTACTATGGCGGGCGCTTCGACGTGCTCTTCCAGCGGGTGGTGGACATCTGGCAGGCGTTGCCAGGGCTGGTGGCCCTCATCTTCATCGTGTCGGTGCTGGGCAACAACCTGGTGGTCATCACTGTGGCCATCGGGGCCTTGGGGGCAGCGGGCGCGTCCCGCATCATCCGCGGCGCAGTCATCAGCATCAAGCAGAACGCCTACATCGAGGCGGCGCGGGTGGTGGGAGCCACCGACCTGCGCATCCTGATATTCCATATCCTGCCCAACGTCTTCCACCTGATCATCATCGGGGCATCCATCGGCATCGGCGGTGCCATACTGGCCGAGTCGGCCCTGGCCTTCCTGGGCTTCGGCCTCCCGCCTCCCTACCCCTCCTGGGGACGGATGCTGAACGTGGCACGGGAGTTCCTGACCAGCAATCCCATGATGGCCATCTGGCCCGGGCTGGCGCTGACGGTAACTGTGTTCGCTTTCAACGTCCTGGGAGACGCCTTGCGCGACGTCCTCGACCCACGCCTGCGGGGCAG